From Zavarzinella sp., one genomic window encodes:
- a CDS encoding ABC transporter ATP-binding protein — translation MMELVDVTKQYTQGENLIQAVKGVSLTINAGEFVSIMGPSGSGKSTLLHMLGTLDTPTTGRVLFHGQDLQELSDRDRSRLRRTKLGFVFQFFNLLPTLRSDENVALPLLLGKQRRGPSLKKARQLLDYVGISHRVDHFPDQMSGGEMQRVAIARALISEPEIVLCDEPTGNLDSNTSKAILSLLQDIPKSMGRSLVMVTHDRTAAEYGDRIFHIRDGLLANTEILSRQTSSAV, via the coding sequence ATGATGGAACTGGTCGATGTTACCAAACAGTACACGCAAGGTGAAAACCTGATCCAGGCTGTGAAAGGCGTTTCGCTGACCATCAATGCAGGCGAGTTTGTATCGATTATGGGCCCATCTGGATCTGGAAAATCCACCTTATTGCACATGCTTGGAACGCTTGATACCCCCACCACTGGTCGGGTGTTATTCCACGGCCAGGACTTGCAGGAACTTTCAGACCGAGATCGTTCCCGACTGCGACGAACCAAATTAGGGTTTGTTTTTCAGTTCTTTAATTTATTGCCCACTTTACGCAGCGATGAAAACGTGGCTCTGCCACTGTTACTGGGAAAACAAAGGCGGGGCCCGTCGCTGAAAAAAGCTCGTCAACTGCTAGACTACGTGGGCATATCCCACCGTGTGGATCATTTTCCAGATCAAATGTCGGGTGGGGAAATGCAACGAGTCGCCATTGCCCGTGCGCTCATTTCTGAACCGGAAATTGTGCTGTGCGACGAACCCACCGGGAACCTGGATTCGAACACCAGCAAAGCAATTCTGTCGTTATTGCAGGATATTCCCAAATCAATGGGCAGGTCGCTAGTGATGGTGACCCACGACCGCACCGCTGCCGAGTACGGTGACCGGATTTTTCACATCAGAGACGGACTCTTGGCAAATACCGAAATACTGTCCCGGCAAACTTCATCCGCTGTTTAG
- a CDS encoding FtsX-like permease family protein, translating into MFQLFRAISWRYLRRRWERTLLVIFSIALGVATLVSAQMLNRYIEIAAFDSTIPADSADLYISNGEAGVDWSILETIRANQPQGLRKAAPIIFERVALPELDGRPGILLGIEFDAAQVNQQNNDLRIQYEIVNPFAVTQKPILISRNLHNARLAKGKSANDPFQLRLTSEIENFQILAIIDIPPDSPVAPYMDSLVITDVRQLANPTQRNLNGKVALPRKVSRIDCYLHPKTDRGQIQQEITSLIKNQAKVRTPEDNRKSTQQVIGGIKVTLNICSLASLIVGLFIVYNALSVTVAERQHDIGILRSLGATRLTIASIFTNEAIVLGFFGAVLGIPLGVFLCDTVVGTFGDELQSVFINGNVAKPELTWWIAGIAVVAGIITTLFAALLPSIQAANHEPAESVRRRSGKSGRWLQRIYYCTIFLMISAGIGLILARNHLPERIGSLFGMTMVLTGLFLAMPVLVAVLAKTLHPILKIFLGVEARLAADNLLRAPGRTGLVTGALAAGVALMFQTAGVGKSNEVPVREWLDQVIQADAIVFWGNLATANSSFTPMPASTMTDIDKLPGVEATVGFRFYRAEYQGTYILTIAIDADTYYRSVRKRLPTGLPKLELFGKLSQGRVTVVSDNFAEKWKIKVGDYIPVPSPKGPIPFEVVGIGQDYSWNQGTIFIDLAVYRELFADYLVDTVHVFFDPQAEKTVAYNKLRDYTNAKGILFQDRDSVRKYLTDVIERLYSVAYMQQYIIGIVAMLGVVNALLISIIQRRRELGLLQAIGGTRWQVMKSILWEALLMGLLGTILGFAMGLPMEWFLLNVIVREESGFIFELLIPWKESLRIVALSLGVALLAGIIPALRAVNSNITSRIAYE; encoded by the coding sequence ATGTTTCAGTTATTTCGTGCAATCAGTTGGCGTTACCTGAGAAGACGTTGGGAAAGAACCCTGCTCGTCATTTTCAGTATTGCACTGGGCGTGGCCACACTGGTTTCCGCACAAATGCTGAATCGGTATATCGAGATTGCAGCGTTTGATTCTACTATTCCGGCAGATAGTGCCGACTTGTATATTTCCAATGGAGAAGCGGGTGTTGACTGGTCTATTCTGGAAACAATCCGTGCCAATCAACCTCAAGGATTGAGAAAAGCAGCTCCGATCATATTTGAACGAGTAGCACTTCCTGAATTGGATGGCCGGCCGGGGATCCTGCTGGGAATCGAATTTGATGCAGCTCAGGTTAACCAACAAAACAATGATCTGCGAATTCAGTATGAAATTGTCAACCCTTTTGCAGTGACCCAAAAGCCCATTCTCATTAGCCGGAATCTGCACAATGCTCGACTTGCCAAAGGTAAATCCGCCAACGACCCCTTTCAACTTCGATTAACTTCAGAAATTGAAAATTTTCAGATTCTGGCAATTATTGATATCCCACCTGATTCACCAGTGGCACCTTACATGGATAGTCTGGTGATTACGGATGTGCGACAATTAGCCAATCCCACCCAAAGGAATCTGAACGGAAAAGTAGCTCTTCCCAGAAAAGTCAGCCGTATCGACTGTTATCTGCACCCCAAAACCGACCGCGGGCAGATTCAGCAGGAAATTACCAGTCTGATCAAGAATCAGGCGAAAGTTCGCACGCCGGAAGATAACCGCAAATCCACACAGCAGGTCATCGGTGGGATTAAAGTTACTTTGAATATCTGCTCACTGGCATCACTGATTGTGGGCTTGTTCATTGTCTACAACGCACTATCCGTTACTGTTGCTGAACGTCAGCACGATATAGGAATATTGCGTTCACTGGGTGCCACCAGACTTACGATTGCCAGTATCTTTACCAACGAAGCGATTGTATTAGGGTTCTTCGGTGCTGTTTTGGGTATCCCTCTGGGTGTATTTTTATGCGACACTGTGGTGGGGACCTTTGGCGATGAACTGCAATCTGTTTTTATTAATGGCAATGTTGCCAAGCCGGAACTGACCTGGTGGATCGCTGGTATCGCGGTAGTTGCAGGCATTATCACCACTCTGTTTGCAGCACTTCTCCCTTCAATTCAAGCAGCAAATCATGAGCCTGCCGAATCCGTGCGTCGCCGATCCGGGAAATCCGGACGCTGGCTGCAACGGATCTACTATTGCACGATTTTTCTGATGATCTCAGCGGGAATCGGGTTGATCCTGGCCCGCAACCACTTGCCAGAACGAATTGGATCACTGTTTGGAATGACGATGGTACTGACAGGGCTATTCCTGGCCATGCCAGTTCTGGTTGCAGTGCTTGCCAAAACTCTCCACCCCATCCTGAAAATTTTCCTCGGCGTGGAAGCGCGACTGGCCGCGGACAATCTTTTGAGAGCCCCCGGCAGAACTGGACTGGTCACGGGTGCCTTGGCAGCGGGTGTTGCATTGATGTTCCAAACGGCTGGTGTGGGTAAAAGTAATGAAGTGCCGGTGCGGGAATGGCTGGATCAGGTAATTCAGGCCGATGCGATTGTATTCTGGGGTAATCTGGCCACTGCCAACAGTTCGTTTACTCCAATGCCAGCCAGTACGATGACCGATATCGACAAGCTGCCTGGGGTGGAAGCGACTGTTGGCTTTCGCTTTTATCGAGCAGAATATCAAGGCACCTACATTCTCACCATTGCAATTGATGCGGACACTTATTACCGCTCTGTCAGGAAAAGATTACCCACTGGTTTGCCGAAACTGGAACTTTTTGGAAAGCTTTCGCAGGGACGTGTCACAGTCGTCTCAGATAATTTTGCCGAGAAATGGAAAATTAAAGTTGGGGACTATATTCCTGTCCCTTCGCCTAAAGGACCAATTCCCTTTGAAGTGGTGGGGATCGGCCAGGATTATTCCTGGAACCAGGGAACCATTTTTATCGATCTTGCCGTATACCGAGAATTATTTGCAGACTATCTGGTAGACACGGTGCATGTGTTTTTTGATCCACAAGCTGAAAAAACTGTTGCGTACAACAAGCTCCGAGATTACACCAATGCCAAAGGAATTCTGTTCCAGGATCGGGATTCCGTACGCAAATACCTGACGGATGTCATTGAACGGCTATATTCCGTTGCGTACATGCAGCAATACATCATCGGAATTGTGGCAATGCTGGGTGTGGTGAATGCGTTGTTAATTTCCATTATCCAACGCAGGCGCGAGCTTGGTCTCCTGCAGGCGATCGGTGGCACACGTTGGCAAGTAATGAAAAGCATCCTTTGGGAAGCATTGCTGATGGGATTATTAGGCACTATCCTTGGATTTGCGATGGGCCTACCGATGGAATGGTTTCTGCTCAATGTCATCGTACGGGAGGAATCGGGCTTTATTTTTGAATTGCTGATTCCTTGGAAAGAGTCCCTGCGTATCGTCGCACTTTCACTGGGCGTGGCACTTCTTGCCGGAATCATTCCCGCATTGCGTGCTGTCAATTCCAACATTACCTCGCGAATTGCTTACGAATAA
- a CDS encoding sulfatase — protein MNYLKLLILSAVLCCFTALPDANARPMNVIVVLVDDLGTTDLGCFGSKFYQTPNIDQLARDGMRFTNGYSACTVCSPTRAAMLTGQYPARLHITDWIEGHKRPDAPLSVPDWQMYLSKDTSNMAKILKKAGYATISIGKWHLGKEDYYPENQGFDKNVGGYFRGQPPSYHAPYKIPTLPEGPVGEFLTDREAAEACKFIEEQKDKPFFIYLPHYAVHTPLMAKKEVIEKYRQKIDPKLPHQNPVYAGLVESVDDAMGAIRAKLKDLKLDENTVIIFTSDNGGLLGGGKQPITSNVPFRAGKGSAYEGGVRVPYIVYWPGVTKAGSVSTEPIITVDVLPTVAEIVGAKIPENHVVDGKSLVPLLKGSHSLERDAIYWHYPHYHPGGATPYSAIRKGNYRLVEFFETGNKELYDLANDVGEKVNLTEKMPAKVSELFEDLKKWRTDVGAQLPTKNLNPTPKKKNPPKKKN, from the coding sequence ATGAACTACCTCAAGTTACTTATTTTGTCAGCAGTATTATGCTGCTTTACGGCACTGCCAGATGCGAATGCCAGACCAATGAATGTGATTGTCGTTCTGGTGGATGATCTTGGCACTACCGATCTGGGGTGCTTTGGCAGTAAATTTTACCAGACACCGAATATCGACCAATTAGCACGTGATGGCATGCGTTTCACAAATGGTTATTCCGCATGTACGGTGTGTTCTCCGACACGCGCAGCGATGCTGACTGGGCAATATCCCGCACGCTTACACATTACCGATTGGATTGAAGGCCACAAGCGACCTGATGCCCCACTCAGCGTCCCGGATTGGCAGATGTATCTTTCCAAGGATACCAGCAACATGGCAAAAATATTGAAAAAAGCTGGTTATGCCACGATATCAATCGGGAAGTGGCACTTGGGAAAAGAAGACTATTATCCGGAAAACCAAGGTTTTGATAAAAACGTGGGCGGCTACTTTCGTGGGCAGCCACCATCATACCATGCCCCTTACAAAATCCCCACCCTTCCTGAAGGACCTGTGGGCGAATTTCTGACCGATCGGGAAGCAGCGGAAGCCTGCAAATTCATTGAAGAACAGAAAGATAAGCCTTTCTTTATATACCTTCCGCATTATGCAGTTCACACACCTTTGATGGCCAAAAAGGAAGTCATTGAGAAATACCGACAGAAAATCGACCCGAAATTGCCACACCAGAACCCTGTCTACGCGGGGTTGGTGGAAAGTGTTGATGATGCGATGGGTGCGATTCGGGCCAAGCTGAAAGACTTAAAACTTGATGAGAATACAGTCATCATCTTCACTTCCGATAATGGTGGACTGCTGGGAGGTGGAAAGCAGCCGATTACCAGCAACGTCCCATTCCGTGCTGGTAAGGGAAGTGCATACGAAGGTGGGGTGCGTGTGCCGTACATCGTTTACTGGCCGGGAGTTACGAAAGCAGGATCAGTATCCACCGAGCCAATCATTACCGTTGACGTGTTGCCCACAGTCGCTGAGATTGTGGGGGCCAAAATACCGGAAAACCATGTTGTTGATGGCAAAAGCCTGGTACCATTATTAAAAGGCTCTCATTCATTAGAACGGGATGCGATCTACTGGCATTACCCACATTACCACCCAGGTGGTGCAACACCCTATAGTGCCATCCGCAAAGGCAATTATCGACTGGTGGAGTTTTTTGAAACGGGCAACAAGGAACTTTACGATCTGGCTAACGACGTGGGTGAAAAGGTGAACCTGACAGAGAAAATGCCTGCCAAGGTTTCGGAATTGTTTGAAGATCTGAAAAAATGGCGAACGGACGTCGGGGCACAGCTACCCACGAAAAATCTCAATCCCACACCAAAGAAAAAGAACCCACCCAAAAAGAAGAACTGA
- a CDS encoding PQQ-binding-like beta-propeller repeat protein codes for MRYMLCSLLIAAGGMWVSAADWPQFRGPEGNGIYTGPALPSKWGIDTNVAWVTKVSGSGWSSPIIWNGQVYLTTAVNTDQSLSLRAISFDQKSGKQVLDELLFEIPTGKTARIHSKNSHASSTACAAGDSIVFHFGHNGTACLDKTGKIVWKREGLYQRPVHGNGGSPIIVNEKVIFSCDAADVQKVVALDLKSGKTVWETPRSVKAGRTFSFSTPTVLSQGDKTVVLSAGSNMIGAYELETGKEVWKSEFNGYSLIPKPLIHDATVYVATGYDRPQVQAIRIGGTGDITKTARAWDTNKAAPHTPSMLIVDGNLYMVSDGGILTCLDAKSGEIHWSERIKGKYSASLFAEKGKIYATSEEGNVTIVAPGKNFEVLSEIDLKERTFASFGAVDGALFVRTESKLYCFKTK; via the coding sequence ATGAGATATATGCTGTGTAGCCTGCTGATTGCGGCGGGTGGAATGTGGGTAAGTGCTGCGGATTGGCCTCAGTTTCGTGGGCCTGAAGGGAATGGGATATATACTGGTCCCGCCTTACCGTCAAAGTGGGGCATTGATACCAATGTCGCGTGGGTAACAAAGGTGTCAGGCAGTGGTTGGTCTTCTCCAATCATCTGGAATGGTCAGGTTTATCTCACAACTGCCGTCAACACTGATCAATCGTTGTCGTTGCGGGCGATCAGTTTCGATCAAAAGTCAGGGAAACAAGTGCTCGATGAACTATTATTTGAAATTCCCACCGGAAAAACTGCCCGCATCCACTCAAAAAATAGCCATGCCAGTTCAACTGCCTGTGCAGCGGGAGATTCGATCGTCTTTCACTTTGGTCACAATGGCACTGCTTGCCTGGACAAAACCGGCAAAATTGTCTGGAAGCGTGAAGGTCTCTATCAGCGACCAGTCCATGGAAATGGTGGGTCACCGATTATTGTTAATGAAAAAGTAATATTCAGTTGCGATGCGGCTGATGTTCAGAAAGTGGTAGCACTTGACCTGAAATCTGGCAAAACAGTCTGGGAGACCCCACGTTCAGTCAAGGCGGGGCGGACGTTTTCGTTTTCTACTCCCACAGTATTGAGCCAGGGAGACAAAACTGTGGTTCTGAGTGCTGGCAGCAACATGATTGGTGCGTACGAGCTGGAAACTGGCAAAGAGGTCTGGAAAAGCGAATTTAACGGCTATTCCCTGATTCCCAAACCCCTGATTCATGACGCAACTGTCTATGTGGCAACGGGTTATGACCGACCTCAAGTTCAGGCGATCCGCATTGGTGGTACAGGAGATATTACAAAAACTGCTCGGGCGTGGGACACGAACAAAGCCGCACCTCACACTCCCTCGATGCTGATTGTTGACGGGAATCTGTACATGGTTTCCGATGGTGGGATTTTGACATGTCTGGATGCAAAATCTGGCGAAATTCATTGGTCAGAGCGAATTAAAGGAAAATATTCTGCGTCACTATTTGCTGAAAAGGGCAAAATTTATGCCACCAGCGAAGAAGGGAACGTCACCATTGTTGCGCCAGGCAAGAATTTTGAGGTATTATCTGAAATCGACTTAAAAGAACGCACCTTCGCATCATTTGGTGCTGTTGATGGTGCGTTATTTGTCCGCACAGAAAGTAAATTGTACTGTTTCAAGACAAAGTAA
- a CDS encoding prolyl oligopeptidase family serine peptidase → MKNVLIALLFSGLCIFSVLADGPGDNVVDQVRPVPPLPKTPPTAAQKAELEGLLKGFAQKIDQLKSSIAQKPELVGLLPDVLVFYKSVDYALRYNEIFDAPKEVPYAKKQIEIGIQRANALMTGNAPWLTETGLVVRGYQSKLDDSIQPYGLVVPKSYQAKGDEKHRLDIWCHGRGETLSELNFIQQRLTNAGQFVPENAIVVHLYGRYCCANKLAGEVDCFETLDHIRANYRIDSNRIVMRGFSMGGAAAWHFAVHYPHLWVAAAPGAGFSETPDFLKVFQKETLQPTPYEQKLWHMYDCTDYALNLFNLPTVAYSGEIDRQKQAADIMAKAMKEVGLDLVHIIGPKTAHSYHPEAKKEIDRRIDAIVKAGKPLCPKEVKFTTWTLRYHQSYWLSINGMQEHWTRAQIEGTLLDNNQIQIKTSGLTAFSFDIPVKNGMLKSNLAVKIVIDGQMIEAGMVDKSEAFAGKFRKIGDRWQIAAPPENSSLMKQPGLQGPIDDAFLDRFLMVTPSNAAMNEVVGKFVDREYQHRVKHWRQQFRGDVRTKLDKDVTKEDIASSNLILWGDPASNAILRSIADKLPIKWTKDGVTVGGKQYDANHVPVMIYPNPLNPQKYVVINSCFTFREYDYLNNARQIPKLPDWAILDARTPTTSRSPATVVAADFFDENWQLKR, encoded by the coding sequence ATGAAAAACGTATTGATCGCCTTGTTGTTCAGTGGGCTGTGCATCTTTTCCGTACTCGCTGATGGGCCCGGTGATAATGTGGTCGATCAGGTGCGACCAGTGCCTCCGTTGCCGAAAACACCACCCACCGCAGCACAGAAAGCAGAACTGGAAGGTTTATTAAAAGGATTTGCTCAGAAAATTGATCAGTTAAAATCTTCGATTGCCCAGAAACCAGAACTGGTCGGTTTGCTGCCCGATGTCTTGGTATTTTACAAATCTGTGGATTACGCACTGCGATACAACGAAATCTTTGATGCACCCAAAGAAGTGCCATATGCCAAAAAGCAAATCGAAATTGGAATTCAACGGGCTAACGCACTGATGACCGGCAATGCCCCCTGGCTAACGGAAACTGGTCTGGTGGTGCGTGGTTACCAATCGAAACTGGACGATTCCATCCAGCCTTATGGCCTGGTTGTTCCCAAATCTTATCAAGCAAAAGGCGACGAAAAGCATCGACTAGATATCTGGTGCCACGGTCGGGGAGAAACGTTGAGCGAATTGAACTTCATTCAACAACGATTAACGAATGCGGGGCAGTTTGTGCCCGAGAATGCAATTGTTGTCCATTTATATGGGCGTTATTGCTGCGCCAACAAACTGGCAGGCGAGGTGGACTGCTTTGAAACTCTGGATCACATTCGGGCGAATTATCGCATCGATTCTAACCGAATTGTCATGCGGGGTTTCTCAATGGGTGGTGCTGCAGCCTGGCACTTTGCTGTGCATTATCCCCACTTGTGGGTGGCAGCCGCACCAGGTGCAGGATTCAGTGAGACACCTGATTTCTTAAAAGTTTTTCAGAAAGAAACTTTGCAGCCCACCCCTTACGAGCAGAAATTGTGGCACATGTACGATTGCACTGATTATGCTTTGAACCTGTTTAACCTGCCCACGGTTGCCTACAGCGGGGAAATTGATCGACAGAAACAGGCAGCCGACATCATGGCTAAGGCAATGAAAGAAGTGGGGCTGGATCTGGTACACATTATCGGTCCAAAAACCGCCCACAGTTATCATCCAGAAGCGAAAAAAGAAATTGATCGCCGAATCGATGCCATTGTGAAAGCAGGCAAGCCACTTTGCCCGAAAGAAGTAAAATTTACTACCTGGACCCTGCGTTACCATCAGAGTTACTGGTTAAGCATCAATGGGATGCAGGAACACTGGACACGGGCACAAATTGAAGGTACGTTGCTGGACAATAACCAGATTCAGATCAAAACAAGCGGTTTAACTGCCTTTTCCTTTGATATTCCAGTCAAAAATGGCATGCTGAAAAGCAATCTGGCAGTAAAAATCGTGATTGATGGTCAGATGATCGAAGCAGGAATGGTTGATAAAAGCGAAGCATTTGCTGGAAAATTTCGAAAAATTGGGGATCGTTGGCAAATTGCTGCCCCACCCGAAAACAGTTCTCTGATGAAACAGCCTGGATTGCAAGGACCCATTGATGACGCCTTTTTGGATCGTTTTCTGATGGTCACGCCGTCCAATGCGGCAATGAATGAAGTGGTGGGTAAGTTTGTCGACCGAGAATACCAGCACCGTGTAAAGCACTGGCGTCAACAGTTTCGTGGGGATGTACGCACAAAACTGGATAAAGATGTCACTAAAGAAGATATTGCTTCCAGCAACCTGATTTTGTGGGGAGATCCCGCAAGCAATGCCATCCTGCGTTCCATTGCAGATAAACTGCCGATCAAGTGGACCAAGGATGGCGTGACTGTTGGCGGGAAACAATATGACGCAAACCACGTCCCGGTAATGATTTACCCTAATCCATTAAATCCCCAAAAGTATGTTGTGATCAACAGTTGCTTTACTTTTCGCGAGTACGACTATTTGAATAATGCCCGTCAGATCCCCAAACTGCCGGACTGGGCAATTCTGGATGCCAGAACACCCACGACTTCTCGTTCACCCGCTACAGTGGTGGCTGCAGACTTTTTTGATGAAAATTGGCAGTTGAAGCGCTAA
- the mutL gene encoding DNA mismatch repair endonuclease MutL — MGKIYQLPPSVITKIAAGEVIERPASVVKEMVENSIDAGATHIEVDLGQGGIDYIRVVDNGHGIQETDLPMVFASHATSKLVESEDLFRISTLGFRGEAMASIGGVAHVKVQSRPMNAEVGAELDCHGGELSEIRPWNGSVGTRIEVRHLFFNTPVRKKFLRTIPTELGHVSDMLTRLALGYPEIGFTLRHNERLVFEAQSTSDFVGRVGIFYGDEVRDHLFPVESAHNNIHFRGFIGDPKINRGNAKLQYLYLNRRWIRDRSLGHALQESYRGLLMTGRYAVGFLFLEIPPDQVDVNVHPTKTEVRFRDSSAIYALVRSAIKKKLLQLNLVPELRIPADQILAEKPAKPNPGLFELPDYSSPPIYPRKETIEAGDIRVIAPVPEGRPEKPPSFRPAAKVHPLDALEQQESRDSLPHANIERIPQHVPLEKQDSLPERPDSQAEQDQIVQSPPDQVLAHTEFLPDSTTPQEGPAFKDQLFSSYHAIQIHNAFLVVETKDGMLVIDQHALHERILFEQLRRRVLAGALEVQRLLIPEPVELTLDQAGQVLEMKTSLAELGMEIEDFGGGTIALSSYPTLLSRRAPGKLFQDVVEGILEQERTPSRAQLLHHLLATMACKAAVKAGDPLTQEEIDHLMKLRDLAEDSHHCPHGRPTSLVFSKKELEKQFGRI, encoded by the coding sequence ATGGGCAAGATTTACCAATTACCACCTTCAGTCATCACCAAAATTGCCGCTGGGGAAGTCATTGAACGCCCCGCCAGTGTTGTGAAGGAAATGGTGGAAAATTCGATTGATGCGGGTGCGACCCATATCGAAGTGGATCTGGGACAGGGTGGCATCGATTACATCCGAGTTGTGGATAACGGCCATGGTATTCAGGAAACTGATTTGCCGATGGTATTTGCCAGCCACGCCACCAGTAAACTTGTGGAATCAGAAGATTTATTCCGGATTTCGACGCTCGGATTTCGTGGCGAAGCCATGGCAAGCATTGGTGGGGTGGCCCATGTGAAGGTCCAGTCGCGTCCCATGAATGCCGAAGTGGGGGCAGAACTCGATTGTCACGGTGGAGAATTATCAGAAATTCGCCCCTGGAATGGCTCTGTAGGGACTCGCATCGAAGTACGTCATTTGTTCTTCAATACACCCGTCCGCAAAAAATTTCTGCGTACCATCCCCACCGAGTTGGGGCATGTTTCTGATATGTTGACTCGCCTGGCGTTGGGCTATCCAGAAATTGGCTTTACTCTGAGACACAACGAACGATTGGTCTTTGAAGCACAAAGTACCTCCGATTTTGTCGGGAGGGTGGGCATTTTCTACGGCGATGAAGTACGGGATCACCTGTTTCCAGTGGAATCCGCCCACAATAACATTCATTTTCGAGGTTTTATCGGCGATCCCAAGATCAATCGTGGTAATGCGAAACTGCAATATCTCTACCTGAACCGGCGGTGGATTCGTGATCGCAGCCTTGGCCACGCCCTGCAGGAATCCTACCGTGGCCTGCTAATGACAGGTCGCTATGCTGTAGGCTTTTTATTTCTGGAAATCCCACCTGATCAGGTGGATGTCAATGTGCATCCCACCAAAACTGAAGTGCGTTTTCGCGATTCATCTGCAATCTACGCACTGGTTCGCTCTGCAATTAAGAAAAAATTGTTGCAATTGAATCTGGTGCCTGAGTTGCGGATACCCGCCGATCAGATTCTGGCTGAGAAACCGGCGAAACCTAATCCAGGCTTGTTTGAATTGCCGGATTATTCATCGCCACCCATATATCCCAGAAAGGAAACGATTGAAGCAGGTGATATCCGAGTGATCGCACCTGTACCGGAAGGTCGACCGGAAAAACCACCTTCGTTTCGGCCTGCAGCAAAAGTGCACCCATTAGATGCTCTGGAACAACAGGAAAGCCGCGATTCCCTACCGCATGCAAACATTGAACGGATTCCACAGCATGTACCTCTGGAAAAACAAGATTCCCTACCAGAAAGACCTGACTCGCAGGCCGAGCAAGATCAAATTGTACAATCACCTCCGGATCAAGTGCTTGCTCATACAGAATTCCTGCCAGATTCAACCACTCCACAGGAAGGTCCAGCATTCAAAGACCAGCTTTTTTCCAGTTATCATGCAATTCAGATTCACAATGCTTTTCTGGTTGTAGAAACGAAAGATGGCATGTTAGTGATTGATCAGCATGCCCTGCATGAGCGGATCTTGTTTGAACAACTCCGTCGTCGCGTCCTCGCTGGGGCTCTGGAAGTACAGCGATTGCTGATTCCGGAACCAGTGGAATTGACGCTGGATCAAGCGGGTCAGGTGCTGGAAATGAAAACCAGTCTGGCTGAACTGGGAATGGAAATCGAAGATTTCGGTGGGGGGACGATTGCCCTGTCGAGCTATCCCACCCTGCTCTCTCGGCGGGCACCGGGAAAACTATTTCAGGATGTAGTGGAAGGGATTCTGGAACAGGAGCGAACCCCCAGCAGGGCTCAACTGCTCCATCACTTATTAGCCACCATGGCATGCAAAGCCGCAGTTAAGGCGGGTGATCCGCTAACGCAGGAAGAAATCGATCACTTGATGAAACTGCGGGATCTGGCAGAAGATTCGCACCATTGCCCACATGGTCGCCCAACTTCATTGGTATTCAGTAAGAAAGAACTCGAAAAACAGTTCGGACGCATATAA